In Oncorhynchus tshawytscha isolate Ot180627B linkage group LG08, Otsh_v2.0, whole genome shotgun sequence, the genomic window agagatttttcacctagtcggctcggggattagTACCAGGGATGATTGATAATGACCTCACATAGTGTTGGTTTATATATTTTCAGGCATTCTATAAGGTCGATTTATTCATTGCTCTTTGACCCTGTTCTGTGTGGGTTAGATGCTGGTGTGCACGTTGGATGGAGACCTCTACCCTCCCTTGGAGGAACCCACCGGTACTGTAGACCCCAAGAAGAAGAAGGACAAAGACAAGGACAAGAAGTTTGTGTGGAACCATGGCAGTAAGTAGAACTATATCCCCTCTGTATTGAAATATGCTGAGTAGCACTTTGCATCCCGCAGAGACTTATCTTCAAGCCTCAGCCAATCTGCAAGTTTCCTTTCTGACGGTTCTGTTAACTTTAAATCATGATGTTTTGGTCTCCAGTCACCTGTCCTCtaaagaacacaaggaagagaaGATTCAGGAAGACTGCAAAAAAAAAGGTACTGACATCTTGTGTTTCCCCtagagctctctctccccctcatcttgTGAATATTTTCTTCAGATGATGTCGGGTTCTCGTCCCAGGCCCTTAATTCAAACAACACATTTACATTTCATAAAAGAGGAACTGCAGCGGATGTAAAAACTAAGATTTACATAAAAAATAAAGGCCTTCCATCTTCATTTGCCCCAAAGGTTTGCAAGAGAGCAATCTAACTCTCTGCTTTGATCCAAGTgacagagagcgagtgagaggaaAGATTCCTACTTTGTCTTTTGAATAAATCTTCTTTAAGGTGCAACACCATATCGGTTTGGCTCGCTGTTCTTAATCGCTAATGTGTTTGCTGGCACATGGCCAGCCATTCGctaggggtgtgtgtgggtgtgggggtgGGTAGTCTGGAGGCATGAAGTAAGTCTAACCTGATTTCCTCTGCAGTACATCGAGTCTCCCGACGTGGAGAAGGAGGTGAAGAGATTACTGAGCACGGACGCAGAGGCCGTTAGTGTCCGTATCCTTTTAGCTCACTCACTGGGGCAaacgcgcacacgcacactgtCTCTAACGCTGCACCAAACTGTCACCAGGTATTGCGGTACCCTTTTATACATGCACTGTAAATGACACACAACACATCCAATAGCTGTTGACCAGCGAGGGCCCTACTCTGCTGGGCCTCACTTGAACTGACTCCTTGTAACGTGTTAATGTGAGACCTGCACACCAACACCTTCGTCAATAAGCACCATGATGAAATGATAAAGCAGGAGGAACCATTCCCCAGGGCGTtgatgtaaatgagaatgtgttcttggTCAACTTACCTGGTGGGGGGGGGCGAGCACAGAACATGGGACAGCATTAACATCGGAGTGCATCTCCCTTAGTGTAGATTTCAATGGGTGGTGGTACATGTTAATATGTCCTTGTAGGCCCATAGGGAAGCCAGTTGTGAGTAGCTGGAACGTGACATAACTTAATGAAAGCAGTGAGGTAGTGTTTGGTGTACAACGTTTCCCTAACTTGGCCTTCAGGCTGGGAGGTGATAGCTGAGGATGAGACCAAGGAGGCAGACAACCACGGCTCTCTGGCCAACCTGGACTCATCACCTGGGACATCGGGACACAAGATGGGGCATGGCTCCTCAGGTAAGCACCATGGAAGTGGGCAAAATGTAGTAATACTATAATATGATCATTTAGCAGATGTGAAGGTTCCGTGCAGAGTGACTCTCAGTTAACTTAGTCCACATATTGAATACATGTATTATGTTTGGAATGAGAGCCATAACTGATGTTACAGGCTCCTACCACCTTAGGGCCGTCACACCCACACAGAAGTTAGAACATACAGTATGCCACATAGCCTTTCACTGCTCCAACGCAGTACAGTAGGCCCTAGTGCAGGGTTTCCCTAACTTTCTTTTGGCCCACAACCCTATTTTGGTAtcaactttttaaaaatgttttcagcacttatttcCCTGACTGATTCAAACTTGTTTTACTCACGCTCTCGTCTCTGCAACAGACATACAGTTCCCtcagaaagttttcacacccttgactttttccattttttgttgttgtcacagcctgaatttaaaatggattcaatgtacatttttgtgtcactggcctacacacaataccccataatgtcaaagtggaatcattttttgacatttttgaaacaaattaataaaaaagggaaagctgaaatgtcttgagtcaatattttgtagcttaaagccgtgtcgtgtctttactatcattaaattgacagtaaattctctgtaattaataatACGCGATTAGACTTAATCATGTAAtcgtaattaactaggaagtcggggtaccaaggaaaatattcagattacaaagttatcatttcctaaaataacttttcagatattttatatctgatcaaatagtcttctgattaatgaattatttactttacctcacgttagtctcattccaaacgtcgtaaattgttggttatctgcacgaacaccgtcttcactatgagtcatccatacatccattgtcttaaatcatttaattATTACTAAGTAATTAatagaaatgcataaacaaacaaacagggtaaatatggttacaagaaatgtgccctagtgggctaaatcggcttggtggacaaaaggagtcagctgagaagtcactacagagtgataattataaaaattgaaatgctaatccatGAACAAATCAAGGATAAGGTCATGTAaaactcattcgggaacaattgcaatcaatatatatattttcgctcagtgtgtcgtcttgatctctgttgaaaagttgtttattttgtagaattgtccgtctctctctctgtcgtggttaaagtggatagttcagagtgacattcatgttgttgtagaatgaatgtttcggcggttgtcgttcttcgcgttcaatgataccgaattcctagctgcagactagtaattaatatcaaagacttgttcttattctgtcagtatcgatagtctaagagtttaaccacgtggaaTGTGATAtggattcagcaatggtctacaacctttgtactcccgtgattgagagaaacatggtctggtgataatttctcaaagttgggttttattcggaattgcagaaaagggctgtcccaggatgtctgaccctaactgggctcgggcggtcctctgatttagttaaattcaaaagggaattggagtttccttcattacagtccaaaatcacatcacacaattttacaaacagtatcatactcactcattcatcttatacaacaattatatgtaaacctcatatctgaggctattatataaacagcgttatggcaatgtggccacaccgtctgcCATGAGCCTCAtgggaacataaatgttgttcggacctcaagttctgtgaggtggaagaaattcctttgttctctatgaaaattcactctgtctcttataatgtgtgtccatgaggcagggtcttctcaggaatttacgacctctctctgaccacagcagcctagttgaaggaggcagggagagggggatgggcttgctgaacccaaagagggcaacgtcatgacagcggcaatcagcagttgaaacgaTAGTGTGCTCTGGAGTAatggaaccactctcaaattcatagacatagGTATGGTTGCAAAGACTGGCCATCCGTGATATCAAAATGAAAGCTTTATCATGTTgtgagtgtttgtttacatttactttgtttacaggCATTGGTGTTAAACAAGCTTGTATTTTGGTTTCTCATGGAGTATGACAGTTGCGctaataagttatattcttcaagaatcactgTGTACATATCATTCATTAATTTATAGGTCtaaaatgtatgtacagtagCTACTGCGTATTGCTCCTTTAAACCATTCAAAAGATGGAGACATATTTGTAGGTAGAAAACAGAATCCTCTCTGTTTATTACAGCCACATTTAGCAGCTACCGGAGGTTACTGACGTTTTCCCGGTTTTATGAACCAAGTGcgaatttatttatttagaatttttggaatatttttttgcCGCGGTCCCATTTTCAAATTAGGTGACCGCACATGGGGTCcggacccctagtttgggaaaagCTGCCTTGGTGTTTCTAAAACTGTCCTAAAGGGAGGACTGTGTTTTGTTGGTGAGGAGTGGTCACAGTAAGAAGACTGAATTATTATTCTTATAAATTTTTTAGATATTTTATTTGACAATGTGAAAATCAATGTTTTCTTCCAGCCCAACGTGACGAGCTGAGGGAAATCTTCAAcgacatcagcagcagcagcgatgATGAGGAGGACGAGGGGGACCTTCGTCATGAGGACGAGGACCTGAACATCATGGACATGGAGGAAGACCTGGTTAGACAGCTCCAAGACAAACTCAACGAGTCATCAGACGGTGCTCGGGACGAGGCAGACAGGAACAACCAGATAGGTGAGGccggagggagaagaggggtggtggaaagagaaagaagggCAACGGAGAGTGGGCGAGTTTGTTTTTCATCACCGGGGCGATTGGGGGGTTGAAGATTGCAGTCATAGATATTAAGAGATTGGCACACCGTCCCCATGTTGGCACAACATGTTCCTTGGCAATAACATTGTTATTTCTATTTATTATAAGTGAAGTGTGATTGTTTTGTAATTGGTATAAACATGGCGCCTGTCTACAGTATTGGAATAGCAGCCAATGTGGGGAGTGGGGAGATGTGGCTGTAATAGCAGAACAGAAACACAGAGTACGGAAAGACAATAAGAGGGCCTCAAATCACATGAAACACTCTCATTGACCCCATGTCAAAACGGACGACGGCAATACCCTACACAAGTGAGCTTGAGTTGGAATGAAGCTGAGTTTTCTAGGTCAGAgagacatctccctccctcccccctatcCCTTCATCTCCAGTTATATCCCCATTCAGAAGACGGACAGGTACTCGCTCTCTCCTCCTGGGGCTGGTTCAGCCACTGTGCTTTCTGTGACAGCTCACTGGCTTACATGGTACCGTCTGTCACACAGCCAACACCCCCGTCCTGCAGCTCTCCCGACAGACTCTTGTAGGGCTGCATCTTTCAAAATCTGGCTGTGGCCGTCGACACGTAGTGCTTGTAATGAGGACCAAGGCATCTGAAAAAGGGTTTTCAATCCATACTGACTGTGTGGGATGATGTTAGCTAAGACGGTGGCTCATTGTGCATTAGGTTTTGATTGAATTGAATGGAAGCCACATGACTGCTGTTCCTTAGTAATACGAGCCCCTGTGGACCAGAGAATGAGAGCAGTCTGTTCTATTCCTTCTATTTCTAACGAGCAGACGGctaacattcacctcagtcactTAACCTGGTCTTATATTCACTTTAAATTGGCCTGTTGCACACTTTAAAACCCAaagatcgaaccagggtctgtagtgacgcctctagcactgagatgcagtgccttataccaCCATAGACCACTGTGCCATCTCAATAGTCTCACAACGTTTCATCTTTTTTTTTATAccctgaacaaaaatctaaacgcaacatgtaaagtgttggtcccatattttatgaactgaaataaaacatcccagaaatgttccacatgcacaaaaatcttatttctaaAAAAATCttcctgttagtgagaatttctcctttgccaagataatccatccaactgacaagtgtggtatatcaagaagctgattaaacagcatgatcattacacaagtaaCTTTGTGCTAGGAACAAAAAAAatgccattctaaaatgtgccgttttgtcacacaacacaatgccatctgtATGTAGGCGAGCagattgctgatgtcaacgttgtgaacagagtgccccgtggtggtggggttttggtatgggcaggcaggcaTAAGCCACGcacaactaacacaattgcatttttttttactacaatttgaatgcaccgagataccgtgacaagatcatGAGGCCcaaggtatctgtgactaacagatgcatatatgtattcccagtcatgtgaaatccatagattagggcctaatgaatttatttcaattgactgatttcctcatgaaCTATAACTCAGGAAAACCTTTGACATTTGCAatgcatgttgcattcatatttttgttcagtatacagtggggcaaaaaagtattttgccagttgtgcaagttctcccacttaaaaagatgagagaggcctgtaattttcatcataggtacacttccactatgacagacaaaatgaaggggaaaaatccagaaaatcacattgtaggattttttaatgaatttatttgcaaattatggtggaaaataagtatttggtcacctacaaacaagcaagatttctggctcttaaATACCTGTACCTAAAtaccttctttaagaggctcctctgtcctccactcgttacctgtattaatggcacctgtttgaacttgttatcagtataaaagacacctgtccacaacctcaaacagtcacactccaaactccactatggccaagaccaaagagctgtcaaaggacaccagaaactaaattgtagacctgcaccaggctgggaagactgaatctgcaataggtaagcagcttggtttgaagaaatcaactgtgggagcaattattaggaaatggaagacatacaagaccactgataatctccctcgatctggggctccactcaagatctcaccccgagggggaaaaatgatcacaagaatggtgagcaaaaatcccagaaccacacggggggacctagtgaatgacctgcagagagctgggaccaaagtaacaaagcctaccatcagcaagggcattgaagatgaaacgtggctgggtctttcagcatgacaatgatcccaaacacatcgcctgggcaacgaaggagtggcttcgtaagaagcatttcaagatccaggagtggcctagccagtttccagatctcaaccccatagaaaatctttggagggagttgaaagtccgtgttgcccagcaacagccccaaaacatcactgctctagaggagatctgcatggaggaatgggccaaaataccagcaacagtgtgtgaaaaccttgtgaagacttacagaaaacgtttgacctctgtcattgccaacaaagggtatataacaaagtattgagaaac contains:
- the LOC112256168 gene encoding transcription initiation factor TFIID subunit 7; translation: MQNKKTKSTSKIKVGKVGSKNKDDAPHELESQFVLRLPTEYASTVRCIAQSSSMNLKDRLTIELHADGRHGIVRVDRVPLACKLVDLPCILESLKTVDKKTFYKTADVCQMLVCTLDGDLYPPLEEPTGTVDPKKKKDKDKDKKFVWNHGITCPLKNTRKRRFRKTAKKKYIESPDVEKEVKRLLSTDAEAVSVRWEVIAEDETKEADNHGSLANLDSSPGTSGHKMGHGSSAQRDELREIFNDISSSSDDEEDEGDLRHEDEDLNIMDMEEDLVRQLQDKLNESSDGARDEADRNNQIVMEYQMQIDGVKAKLKETRARKKQQEDLIMKVENQALKNRFQALLNEIIHQEEREMEQLASLQEQLDSLIEK